In a single window of the Nodularia spumigena CCY9414 genome:
- the folD gene encoding bifunctional methylenetetrahydrofolate dehydrogenase/methenyltetrahydrofolate cyclohydrolase FolD, with amino-acid sequence METKTAKILDGKALAEKIHQELSAITTETQAKIGRSPGLAVLMVGDNPASAAYVRNKERACAKVGIASFGKHFPTETTQGELEEVIAALNQDERVDGILVQLPLPSHLDAVALLNKIDPDKDADGLHPVNLGRLVRGEPGLRSCTPAGVMRLLQEYEISLQGKQAVVVGRSILVGKPMALMLLEADATVTIAHSRSLDLGTITKNADLIIAAVGRPGLITGEMVKSGSVVIDVGMNRVTDASGKSRLVGDVDWESTAGVAEYITPVPGGVGPMTVAILLQNTVASYLKKAK; translated from the coding sequence ATGGAAACAAAAACTGCTAAAATTCTCGATGGTAAAGCTTTAGCTGAAAAAATTCATCAAGAACTTTCAGCTATCACTACAGAAACACAAGCAAAAATTGGGCGATCGCCTGGTTTAGCTGTATTAATGGTGGGGGATAACCCAGCCTCAGCTGCTTATGTCCGCAACAAAGAACGAGCTTGCGCTAAAGTCGGTATTGCTTCTTTTGGCAAGCATTTTCCCACAGAAACAACTCAAGGGGAACTTGAAGAAGTCATTGCTGCACTCAATCAAGATGAACGTGTAGATGGTATTCTCGTGCAGTTGCCTTTACCTAGCCACTTGGATGCTGTAGCCCTGCTGAATAAAATAGATCCAGACAAAGATGCTGATGGACTGCACCCAGTTAACTTGGGGCGGTTAGTCCGGGGAGAACCTGGTTTACGCAGTTGTACACCAGCTGGTGTGATGCGGCTATTGCAGGAATATGAAATTTCTTTGCAGGGGAAACAGGCTGTGGTGGTGGGACGCAGTATTTTAGTAGGTAAACCAATGGCTTTGATGCTACTGGAAGCTGATGCGACTGTTACCATTGCTCACTCGCGATCGCTTGACCTTGGTACTATCACTAAGAATGCTGATTTAATCATTGCAGCCGTAGGTCGGCCAGGATTAATTACTGGCGAGATGGTAAAATCAGGCTCCGTTGTGATAGATGTGGGGATGAATCGTGTAACAGATGCCAGTGGCAAAAGTCGCTTAGTCGGCGATGTTGACTGGGAATCAACTGCCGGTGTCGCGGAATATATCACTCCAGTTCCTGGTGGTGTTGGTCCGATGACAGTTGCTATTTTATTGCAAAATACAGTCGCCAGTTATTTGAAAAAGGCGAAGTAG
- the crtE gene encoding geranylgeranyl diphosphate synthase CrtE, whose product MVAADNLQKIKEEATFNLAAYLQKRKKLCETALDQAIPVIYPEKIYESMRYSLLAGGKRLRPILCLAACEMIGGTISMAMPTACAMEMIHTMSLIHDDLPAMDNDDYRRGRLTNHKVYGDDIAILAGDGLLAYAFEFVATQTPENVSRERVLQVIARLGKALGAAGLVGGQVVDLDSEGKTDISLETLNFIHNHKTAALLEASVVCGGIVAGASSENVQRLSRYSQNIGLAFQIIDDILDITATQEQLGKTAGKDLIAKKVTYPSLWGIEESRSKAQQLVEAACKELETFGQLAQPLNALAHYITSRNH is encoded by the coding sequence ATGGTAGCAGCTGATAACCTCCAGAAAATTAAAGAGGAAGCCACCTTTAACCTAGCCGCTTATCTCCAAAAGCGAAAAAAGCTTTGTGAAACTGCTCTGGATCAGGCTATTCCCGTCATTTATCCAGAAAAGATTTATGAATCAATGCGCTACTCGCTATTAGCTGGAGGTAAGCGTCTGCGCCCCATTCTCTGCCTTGCTGCTTGTGAAATGATCGGCGGCACAATTTCCATGGCCATGCCCACAGCCTGTGCTATGGAGATGATCCATACAATGTCGTTAATTCACGACGACCTGCCAGCAATGGATAATGATGATTATCGTCGTGGGAGGTTGACAAATCACAAAGTTTATGGTGATGATATCGCAATTTTGGCTGGTGATGGCTTGTTAGCTTATGCTTTTGAGTTTGTTGCTACTCAAACCCCTGAAAACGTTTCTAGAGAAAGAGTTTTGCAAGTCATAGCTCGTCTTGGCAAAGCCTTGGGGGCTGCTGGCTTGGTGGGAGGTCAAGTGGTTGATTTAGACTCAGAAGGTAAGACAGATATTTCTCTAGAAACCCTGAATTTTATTCATAACCACAAAACGGCTGCCCTATTAGAAGCTAGTGTTGTTTGTGGTGGCATTGTCGCCGGAGCATCCTCGGAAAATGTCCAAAGACTTTCTCGCTATTCTCAGAACATTGGTCTGGCATTTCAGATCATAGATGATATCCTGGATATCACTGCTACACAGGAGCAATTAGGTAAGACTGCTGGTAAAGACCTCATAGCTAAAAAAGTTACCTATCCCAGCCTTTGGGGAATTGAAGAATCACGCTCCAAAGCTCAACAGCTAGTGGAAGCAGCCTGTAAAGAATTAGAAACATTTGGGCAATTGGCACAGCCACTCAACGCCCTGGCTCACTATATCACCAGTCGCAATCACTAG
- a CDS encoding divergent PAP2 family protein — protein MQDIGNILDNRVLLVALVACLIAQALKLVVELVKHRKLNVRVLVTTGGMPSAHSALVTALAAGVGQSLGWASPDFALATVFAIIVMYDAAGVRQAAGKQARILNQMIDELFHEKPDFSQDRLKELLGHTPVQVIAGSALGITIYWLARSAY, from the coding sequence ATGCAGGACATAGGCAACATTTTAGATAACCGGGTGCTGCTGGTTGCTCTGGTAGCTTGTTTAATTGCTCAAGCATTGAAGCTCGTAGTTGAGCTTGTCAAACATCGTAAACTGAATGTCCGTGTTTTAGTGACAACTGGAGGTATGCCCAGCGCCCATTCAGCTTTGGTTACAGCTCTTGCAGCTGGTGTAGGGCAAAGTCTGGGTTGGGCATCGCCTGATTTTGCTTTGGCTACGGTTTTTGCCATTATCGTCATGTACGATGCAGCCGGAGTGCGCCAAGCTGCTGGAAAGCAAGCTCGAATTCTCAATCAAATGATTGATGAATTATTCCATGAAAAACCAGACTTTAGCCAAGACCGTCTCAAAGAATTACTGGGGCATACACCCGTGCAGGTGATAGCTGGTTCAGCTTTGGGCATTACCATCTATTGGTTAGCTCGGTCTGCTTACTAA
- a CDS encoding MgPME-cyclase complex family protein: MKTYYYALASQKFLIQEEPTAEVLKERTRYYHEQEKEIDFWLVKQPAFLESPEMAEVKAKCPQPAAAIISTNSQFITWLKLRLEYVITGEFQAPSETISDPLASLTSVS; encoded by the coding sequence ATGAAAACATACTATTACGCTTTGGCAAGTCAAAAATTTCTGATTCAAGAAGAACCAACCGCAGAAGTTCTCAAAGAACGTACTCGTTACTACCATGAACAAGAAAAAGAAATTGATTTTTGGTTGGTAAAGCAGCCAGCTTTTTTAGAATCACCTGAGATGGCCGAGGTAAAGGCTAAGTGTCCTCAACCAGCCGCCGCCATTATTTCAACCAATTCCCAATTTATTACCTGGCTAAAACTGCGGTTAGAGTATGTGATTACAGGAGAATTTCAAGCTCCTTCTGAAACAATCTCAGATCCTTTGGCATCTCTCACCTCAGTCTCTTAA
- a CDS encoding ester cyclase, with translation MTSTESNSLPLWVQHRDKVLEQSTDIEWRYGKFPDYTRSNENLAKESTRNHPQGSLEAIVQNLVRTFDVEANFKTNPQQWISVVNEKFRMSTNGGPSYTISDVVESGTYKLLIGNTQHYKAAEENFETSTSLFHTAFPEGFLWEVLEVFSAPPTVAFKWRHWGHFKGAYKNNAPTGETIEVIGMSVAHVTEDLKILSLEHYYDNTKFLEKLTASGQEQKTGEQKQKQPNFWSFFQQFWHWQEKPRTGEAKTSACPFSALIR, from the coding sequence ATGACCTCAACAGAGTCTAACAGCCTGCCACTTTGGGTACAGCACAGAGATAAAGTCCTAGAACAAAGTACCGATATTGAATGGCGCTATGGCAAGTTTCCCGACTATACCCGTTCAAATGAAAATCTCGCCAAAGAAAGTACACGTAATCATCCTCAAGGTTCACTAGAAGCCATAGTGCAGAACTTGGTGAGAACCTTCGATGTAGAAGCGAACTTCAAAACCAACCCCCAGCAGTGGATATCAGTTGTAAATGAAAAGTTCCGCATGAGTACCAATGGAGGCCCTAGCTACACAATATCAGATGTAGTCGAGTCAGGCACTTACAAGCTCTTAATCGGCAATACCCAACATTACAAAGCTGCTGAGGAAAACTTTGAAACATCCACAAGCCTCTTCCACACAGCATTTCCAGAAGGATTTCTGTGGGAAGTGCTAGAAGTGTTCTCAGCCCCCCCCACAGTTGCCTTTAAGTGGCGGCATTGGGGACATTTTAAGGGCGCATACAAAAATAACGCCCCCACAGGAGAGACAATAGAAGTAATCGGCATGAGCGTTGCCCATGTCACCGAGGACTTAAAAATTCTTTCCTTGGAACACTACTATGACAACACCAAGTTTTTAGAGAAGCTGACAGCAAGCGGACAAGAACAAAAAACTGGTGAACAAAAGCAGAAACAACCAAATTTTTGGAGTTTTTTCCAACAATTTTGGCATTGGCAAGAAAAACCTAGAACTGGCGAAGCAAAAACCAGTGCTTGTCCTTTCAGTGCTTTGATCAGGTAA